The Desulfovibrio sp. G11 region GTGATGAGCGACGAATCCCCCAACGCCCTTGTCATGTCACCCAAGCCGTTAGTTGCCAGAATGGGGCGCTGGCCGCTTTATGCGTTACTGGCCGTGCTTGTGTTCCTGCTTGGAGTGTTGATTTACAGCGTGAGCTTCGTGCATGACCCTGACCGCAAGAAGGAAGAAGAGATCAAAAAGCCATCTACAAGTGAAGAGGAAAAGCCGGTCTGGCTGGTAGAAGGGAGCGGTCTGGCGCTTGATCCGAAAAAGGATCAAACGAGCGGAGTTGCCATGCCTCCTGAACCGGCAAAGCCGGAACCCCTGGTAGTTGTCCAGCGTGAGGAAAAACCGGATCAGCAGGCGGAAAACATTCGCCGCGTCAAGACCCAGGCGTATATGAGCGCGCTCTCCGCGCCCCTGGTCGCCAAGCGCATGACCGACGCCAATGCCGCTGCCGTAGCTGTCAGCGCACCTGGAAGCGGCCCCGCGCCGGCCGCCGGTCAAAACGCCGTTTCCGCCACGGCTTCAGCCGGAAGCGACAACTACTATGACCCGGCCGCTGATCGGGACAAGGAAGCCTTTTTTGACCGCGCCCGCAAGGACACTTCCTGGCAGCTTCAGGAGCAGCGCACGGCCGGCATGCCGCTGGAGCTGAAAACCGGCGCGGTCATTCCTGGCGTCATGCTGACAGGCGTGAACTCGGATCTGCCCGGCAACATGATCGCCCAGGTTTCGCAGCACGTCTTTGATTCCGCCACCGGCCGGAACCTGCTCATTCCCCAAGGCACCAGAATTTACGGCGTCTATGACTCCCGTATCGTGTACGGCCAGGAGCGCGTCCTGATCGCCTGGAACCGCCTGATCTTTCCGGACGGCTCATCCATCTCCCTTGGCGCCATGCCAGGAGCGGACATGGGCGGCATGGCCGGCCTCAATGACGACGTAAACAATCACTACATGCGCATATTCGGCTCGGCGCTGATGATGTCTCTGGTTTCCGGGGGCATGGCCTACGCGATGGACGGCATGAACGACAGCACGGAAAGCAGGAACGGAACGCGCATGACCGATGAGATGACGGCCGCGCTGGCCCAGCAGCTTGGGCAGACGACGACAACGCTGCTCCAGCGCAATCTGAGTATCAAGCCAACGCTGGAGATCCGGCCCGGCTACCAGTTCAACATTGTTGTCACCAAGGACGTGATTTTCAAGGAACCTTATACCCGCTGGCGGCGCTGATGCGTAACACGAATCAGTTTGCCGCGGCAGATCCGGAACCAGGCTGGCCATAAAAGTAACCTACTGGCATTTCACACAGCGGCATTTGTCCCCGGTAACACGTTTTGTTGGAGAGCATCATGGCGCAACAGGAATACGGTCTTCAGGAATCAACGCCCAAGCGCAAAACCGCGCCCTGGTGGCTGCTGCTCCTGCTGCCGGCGCTGGCGCTGCTGGGCATGAGCATGGCCACGCTGAAGGCGGCTTCGGATTATGGCTTCCAGTCCGCTCTGGGGCAGCCGTGGTTTAATCTTTTCGGCATTCCGATTTACGCGCCCTGGAGCATCTTCACCTGGGAAGGCATTTCCCCGACGGTTATGGACAGGGCCATGGCCGTCGGACAGGCCTTTTTCATCCTGCCCTTGCTCTTTGCCATGCTTTGCACAGTGACCTTCCGTCGGCTCAGGGGGAATCAATATCTGCATGGTTCGGCGCGCTGGGCGCGGGAAAACGAGATCAAGCGCATGGGCTATTTCGAGGGCAAGGGCGTCTATGTGGGCGGCTGGTTCAAAAGATATGTCGGGATAGCCCTGCTGATTCGGAGACTTTTAGGTAAGCCGGATGATGAGCTGCTTTATCTCCGGCATAACGGCCCGGAACATGTTATCTGCTTCGCGCCCACGCGTTCCGGCAAAGGCGTGGGCCTGATCCTGCCTACTCTGCTGTCCTGGCCAGGCTCCAGCCTGACGCTGGACATCAAGGGGGAAAACTGGGCGCTGACATCCGGCTGGCGTAAATCTCAGGGGCATACAGTGCTGCGCTTTGCGCCTGCGGACTCGTCGGGTTCCGGTTGCGCCTTCAATCCCCTGGATGAAATCCGCCTGACCAAACTGGAAGCCGTGCAGGACGTGCAGAACATGGCGCTGATGCTGGTGGATCCTGACGGCAAGGGCATGGCGGACCACTGGACCAAGGCGGCCTTTGCCTTTTTCTCCGGGCTGATCCTGCATTGCTGCGTCATGGTGCGGCATAAAGAGGGCCGCATGCCCACGCTCCAGGAATTGACCATCATGATGTCTGATCCGGATCGTACCTCTGCGGAGCTGCTGGATGAGATGATGGCCACGGATCACGCGGAGCTGTTCCGGGAGTTCGCCCCGGACGCTGACGTGCGCGTGGGCGACGCCTGCCATATCTTCATTGCCAGTTCTGCGCGGGAAATGTCCTCCAAGGCGAAAAATGAGGCCTCCGGCGTTCTTTCGTCGGCTTTGGTAAACATGGCCATCTACCGTGACCCGATTATCAATATCAACACGGCCCGGTCGGATTTTCACATCCATGATCTCATGAATGACGAAAATCCGGTGGATCTCTATCTGGTGGCTCCACCGGACGGTATAGACCGGGTGCGGCCGCTGATGCGCCTTATGCTGGATCTGATTATCCGCCGCGTCTGCGCCAAGATGGAATTTGCCGACGGCGCGAGCAAGGTCGGCTATCTGCATCGGCTCCTGCTGATGCTGGATGAGCTTACCAGCCTGGGGAAACTGCCCATTCTGGAGAAAGCTATTGCCTACATGGCCGGTTACGGCGTCAAGCTGTACATCATAGTCCAAGACGTGAAGCAACTCAACGAGGTATACGGCAAGGACAATGCAATTTTTGGCAACTGCCATGTGCGTATTGCCTATGCGCCGAATGATCCGGGCACAGCGGAACTGCTTTCCAAGATGGCCGGCAACACTACGGTGGTGGAGAAGAAAACTTCCATTTCCATCGGCAAGGGCGGGCGTACCCGCTCCATCAACATGGTAGAGACAGCCCGGCCCCTGCTGACCCCGGATGAATGCGGCCGTCTTCCCGGCGCGGAAAAGGACGCTGATGGCAAGATCACCAAGCCAGGTCATATGCTGATATTCACCGCAGGCCAGTACCCTATTTATGGGATGCAGATCCTCTATTTCAAGGATCCCACGTTCTCGCAACGCTCCAGAATGCCCGCGCCGGGCGTTTCAGAAAAGTATCCCGCCGGCATCACGGATTCCCTGTATTTTCCCCGCCCTACGGAGTTGTTTTCGCCAGCGGGAACACCCCAGGAGGAAAAAATGCCGGATGTGCCGACGCAGGTTCGGCCCGCCAGCTTCGAGAGTTTTCTGGAGGAGCGGCCATGAAGGCACTGTTGGCCGTGGTTACCGCTTTCTTCCTGCTTTTGCCGCTGCTGCATCGTGCGGGGTTCCGTTTCAATCCGACGCCATCCCTGCCCAAAGGCATTTACCGCATCGCGCCCGGCGCTCCGGAGCGCGGCGATCTCGTCGCCTTTTGCCTGGAGTCTCCGGTCTGGACATCTCTGGCCAGAGAGCGCGGCTACCTTGGGGCGGGCTTCTGTCCTTCAGGACTTCAACCTTTACTCAAACGTCTGGCCGGCCTGCCCGGCGATACTGTCACGGCGACGCCTGACGGCATACAGGTCGAGCCAGTTTCCGGATCGGCCAGTACCTGGCCCGTTCCGATCCGGCACGAAGATTCTATGGGACGGCCATTGCCGGCAAGCGCACTGCGCGCCGGCGAAATTCCCGGCGGCATGGCTCTGGCGCTGTCCGGCCATCCGGGCAGCTTTGACAGTCGTTTCTTCGGACTCATCCCTCTGGCCGGTATGGTCAGGGTAGATCTCGTATGCACCTTTGAACCTTAACCAGTGGAGAACTCTGTATATGGCGGGAAAAAATCGTGACCAGATGTCTTTCATCCGCATTGGAACCGCCCATGAGCAAGAGGATATTGCGCTGTTTATGGACGAAGTTTTCAGGGAAAGCGGGGATGATTATTGGACGCAGCAGGCAAGGGAACTGCTTCACAATATGTTATCCCGCCTGATGCGGCAATGTGAGGAAGAAAACAGGCCGCTGCTGTGGTCCGATCTTATTGCTGCCCTGCGTAACCATGATTTGGGTATCGCAGCGGATGATCGGGAACAGGGCGGTATTCTCGCAACGATTAATAATCAACTTCTGAAGTGGATCTCTTCAGCCCTGGAGGATGTCATGAACAAGGAAGAACTGAACGCTGCGGCCACGGATGCCTTCAACCAGGCCCAGGACGATCTGGCCGTGCCTCTTGATCCTGAACTGGCGGAAGGCATGGGCGCTTTCTCGGAAGACGCCCTGACGCTGAAGGATATTCTGGACGACGCCCTTCTTGCGGCGGAAGGGGGGGAAGATGGCCGGGGATAAGAAAGAGCGGATCCCGTTCCATGAAGAGTTCGCCGGCAAGGTCATCAAAATGCTGGAGGAAGGTACGGCTCCCTGGCAGAAGCCCTGGACGCCGGCCCAGAACCTTGCGCCGCGTAATCCTCTTTCCGGCACGGTCTACAAGGGTGTGAATCGTCTGCATCTGGCGATGGCCGGCTATGAAGATCCGCGCTGGATGACGCTGAAACAGGCTAATGACGCTGGCTACCGTATCAAGGCGGGCAGCCGTTCCACGGCTGTGGTCTATTACCAGTTCACAAAGGAACAGGACAAGCTGGATGAGAATAAACAGCCGGTCCTGGGTGAAGACGGCAAGCCTGTGCGTGAAACCGTGTCGCTGGAACGGCCTATCATGCGCATGGCGCGCGTGTTCAACGCGCAGCAGGTGGAGAGTTTCCCTCCGCTTCCGGAACACGAAAAAGCCTTTGCATGGGATCCCCAGGAAAAGGCTGAGGCAGTGTTGGCCAAATCCGGTGCTGTCATCAAACATGATCAACATGACCGGGCTTTTTATCGTCCGCTGAACGATGAAATTCACCTGCCACCCAAGGGTAGTTTTGATCAGGGCGAAAAATACTATGCCTCGGCCCTGCATGAGCTGGGACACTGGACCGGCCATCCATATCGTATGAACCGGGAGTTTGGCCCCTTTGGTTCAGCCACTTATGCCAAGGAAGAACTGCGTGCGGAAATCAGTTCATGGATGGTGGGTCAGGACATCGGGGTAGGACACGATCCCGGTCAACATGCTGCCTATGTGAAGTCCTGGGTCAAGGCACTCAGGGATGATCCGCTGGAAATTATGCGTGCCTGCCGGGATGCGGAACATATCCGCGATTATGTTCTGGGGTTGGAAATGCAAAAGAAAAAGACTCATGAGCAGAGTGTGGAGCACGGAACGGATGCCATCGGCATGGCTGCGCCTTCCGGCGCTCCCGTTCAGGATCCTGCATTGGCCAAAACCTATCTTCATGTTCCTTACAAGGAAAAAGAAGCTGCTAAAGCTTTGGGGGCCAGATGGGATGGTAAAGAAAAGCAGTGGTACGTGCCGAAAGGCACGGATCTTGTGCCTTTGCGACGTTTCATGACGCCGCTTGAACAGGCTTTTGCGGATGCCAAAGTCATTACATCGGTGCAAACCCTTTCTCCTCAGGAAGAGTTCGCATGCAAGCTGGCGGGCATGGGCCTCGATCTCAAAGGCCAGCTCCCGGAACTGGACGGCAAAACGCACAGAGTCCCCTTGCTTTCCAAAAACGGTCGCGGCCTTGACGGGGCGTATTGCCTCCACGGCGACGGCGTCCCCGCCGGCTGGGCGCAAAACCACGTTACCGGCGAGAAGGTGAAGCTCATGGCTACCGGCATCGTACTTTCGCCGTCGGAACGGGAACGTCAGCAGCGTGAACGGGTAGCACGGCTCCAGGCGGCGGAAGCGGAACGCGCCAGAGCGCATGATGTCGCCGCCCGGCGTTGTCAGGGCATGTGGGACAGCTTCAGCCCGGCCGCTTCGTCTCCCTATCTGGAGAAAAAGGGCGTAGAAGCCTTCGGCCTCAGGGAAGATCAGGGCAACCTGATCGTTCCTCTGCGGAACATCGACGGTGAATTACGTGGTTTTCAAGCCATCGCGCCGGATGGGCAGAAGGCCTTTGCAACAGGCATTGAGAAAAAAGGCAATTTTCACCTGATCGGTGCTGAAGGCAAGGATCTGTTTCAAGGAGAGATTGTCCTCTGTGAAGGTTACGCCACCGGCGCTTCCCTGTACATGGCCACGGGCAAGCCCGTAGCGGTCGCCTTTGACTCCGGCAACCTGATTTCCGTGGCGGAAGCCATCCGCAACAAGTTTTCCAACATCGCCATCACCATCTGCGCGGATAATGATCACTCCATGAAGAGGGACGGCAAGCCCTACAATGTGGGGGTGGAAAAGGCCAGACAGGCGGCGCAAAAGGTCAACGCCAAGATCAAGGTTCCCACGTTCACCGATAAGGAAAAGGCCCAGGGCCTGACCGACTTCAATGATCTACACATGACGCGCGGCCTTGAGGCCGTCCGGCGGCAGGTCGGCATGGAGCGCGGCAGGAATCAGGACAGGGAGTTGAGCCGATGAAGCTGCTGATTGTGGAAAGTCCCGGCAAGATCAAAAAATTGCAGGAC contains the following coding sequences:
- a CDS encoding TrbI/VirB10 family protein, whose amino-acid sequence is MSDESPNALVMSPKPLVARMGRWPLYALLAVLVFLLGVLIYSVSFVHDPDRKKEEEIKKPSTSEEEKPVWLVEGSGLALDPKKDQTSGVAMPPEPAKPEPLVVVQREEKPDQQAENIRRVKTQAYMSALSAPLVAKRMTDANAAAVAVSAPGSGPAPAAGQNAVSATASAGSDNYYDPAADRDKEAFFDRARKDTSWQLQEQRTAGMPLELKTGAVIPGVMLTGVNSDLPGNMIAQVSQHVFDSATGRNLLIPQGTRIYGVYDSRIVYGQERVLIAWNRLIFPDGSSISLGAMPGADMGGMAGLNDDVNNHYMRIFGSALMMSLVSGGMAYAMDGMNDSTESRNGTRMTDEMTAALAQQLGQTTTTLLQRNLSIKPTLEIRPGYQFNIVVTKDVIFKEPYTRWRR
- a CDS encoding type IV secretory system conjugative DNA transfer family protein; translation: MAQQEYGLQESTPKRKTAPWWLLLLLPALALLGMSMATLKAASDYGFQSALGQPWFNLFGIPIYAPWSIFTWEGISPTVMDRAMAVGQAFFILPLLFAMLCTVTFRRLRGNQYLHGSARWARENEIKRMGYFEGKGVYVGGWFKRYVGIALLIRRLLGKPDDELLYLRHNGPEHVICFAPTRSGKGVGLILPTLLSWPGSSLTLDIKGENWALTSGWRKSQGHTVLRFAPADSSGSGCAFNPLDEIRLTKLEAVQDVQNMALMLVDPDGKGMADHWTKAAFAFFSGLILHCCVMVRHKEGRMPTLQELTIMMSDPDRTSAELLDEMMATDHAELFREFAPDADVRVGDACHIFIASSAREMSSKAKNEASGVLSSALVNMAIYRDPIININTARSDFHIHDLMNDENPVDLYLVAPPDGIDRVRPLMRLMLDLIIRRVCAKMEFADGASKVGYLHRLLLMLDELTSLGKLPILEKAIAYMAGYGVKLYIIVQDVKQLNEVYGKDNAIFGNCHVRIAYAPNDPGTAELLSKMAGNTTVVEKKTSISIGKGGRTRSINMVETARPLLTPDECGRLPGAEKDADGKITKPGHMLIFTAGQYPIYGMQILYFKDPTFSQRSRMPAPGVSEKYPAGITDSLYFPRPTELFSPAGTPQEEKMPDVPTQVRPASFESFLEERP
- the traF gene encoding conjugative transfer signal peptidase TraF encodes the protein MKALLAVVTAFFLLLPLLHRAGFRFNPTPSLPKGIYRIAPGAPERGDLVAFCLESPVWTSLARERGYLGAGFCPSGLQPLLKRLAGLPGDTVTATPDGIQVEPVSGSASTWPVPIRHEDSMGRPLPASALRAGEIPGGMALALSGHPGSFDSRFFGLIPLAGMVRVDLVCTFEP
- a CDS encoding zincin-like metallopeptidase domain-containing protein; the encoded protein is MAGDKKERIPFHEEFAGKVIKMLEEGTAPWQKPWTPAQNLAPRNPLSGTVYKGVNRLHLAMAGYEDPRWMTLKQANDAGYRIKAGSRSTAVVYYQFTKEQDKLDENKQPVLGEDGKPVRETVSLERPIMRMARVFNAQQVESFPPLPEHEKAFAWDPQEKAEAVLAKSGAVIKHDQHDRAFYRPLNDEIHLPPKGSFDQGEKYYASALHELGHWTGHPYRMNREFGPFGSATYAKEELRAEISSWMVGQDIGVGHDPGQHAAYVKSWVKALRDDPLEIMRACRDAEHIRDYVLGLEMQKKKTHEQSVEHGTDAIGMAAPSGAPVQDPALAKTYLHVPYKEKEAAKALGARWDGKEKQWYVPKGTDLVPLRRFMTPLEQAFADAKVITSVQTLSPQEEFACKLAGMGLDLKGQLPELDGKTHRVPLLSKNGRGLDGAYCLHGDGVPAGWAQNHVTGEKVKLMATGIVLSPSERERQQRERVARLQAAEAERARAHDVAARRCQGMWDSFSPAASSPYLEKKGVEAFGLREDQGNLIVPLRNIDGELRGFQAIAPDGQKAFATGIEKKGNFHLIGAEGKDLFQGEIVLCEGYATGASLYMATGKPVAVAFDSGNLISVAEAIRNKFSNIAITICADNDHSMKRDGKPYNVGVEKARQAAQKVNAKIKVPTFTDKEKAQGLTDFNDLHMTRGLEAVRRQVGMERGRNQDRELSR